Proteins encoded by one window of Streptomyces sp. NBC_01571:
- the pssA gene encoding CDP-diacylglycerol--serine O-phosphatidyltransferase, giving the protein MPEADEVDDEEEMPLSLRLSIADTLTLGNATCGFMAVYFTTTGILIPHLTGSQESGMARHSAATAVILMLCAAVFDLFDGLVARKLRSSPMGAELDNLSDLISFGLAPAYFVLVYGMVADDAHQRVAAVGAIVVLLAVVLRLARFSCVTVKDGTFQGMPSPFGALTVVSIVLLELPFVATLMAIIGTAWLMVSRVEYPKPRGRLAVAMLSWIVLSMGMLAAWAFDAPGGQLLLQTGCALQLVLGAVIPLFATARRVNNFRDNRREARAAQLP; this is encoded by the coding sequence GTGCCGGAGGCCGACGAGGTGGACGACGAGGAGGAGATGCCCCTCTCTCTCCGCCTCTCGATAGCGGACACCCTCACCCTCGGCAACGCCACGTGCGGCTTCATGGCGGTGTACTTCACCACCACCGGCATCCTGATCCCGCACCTCACCGGCAGCCAGGAGTCGGGCATGGCGCGGCACAGCGCCGCCACGGCCGTCATCCTGATGCTCTGCGCCGCGGTCTTCGACCTGTTCGACGGCCTGGTGGCGAGAAAACTGCGCTCCTCCCCCATGGGCGCGGAACTCGACAACCTGTCGGACCTGATCAGCTTCGGCCTCGCTCCGGCCTACTTCGTGCTGGTCTACGGCATGGTCGCGGACGACGCGCACCAGAGAGTGGCCGCGGTCGGCGCGATCGTGGTGCTGCTGGCGGTCGTGCTGCGGCTGGCGCGCTTCTCCTGCGTGACGGTCAAGGACGGCACGTTCCAGGGCATGCCATCGCCGTTCGGCGCGCTGACGGTGGTCTCCATCGTGCTGCTCGAGCTTCCCTTCGTCGCCACGCTCATGGCGATCATCGGGACCGCGTGGCTCATGGTCAGCCGGGTCGAGTATCCGAAGCCGCGAGGACGTCTCGCGGTGGCGATGCTCTCCTGGATCGTCCTGAGCATGGGCATGCTGGCGGCCTGGGCCTTCGACGCTCCGGGCGGGCAGCTCCTCCTCCAGACCGGGTGCGCGCTGCAGCTGGTCCTCGGTGCGGTGATTCCCCTCTTCGCCACGGCCCGGAGGGTGAACAACTTCCGCGACAACCGGCGTGAGGCGCGGGCGGCACAGCTGCCGTAA
- a CDS encoding ABC transporter substrate-binding protein: protein MTMRMVRRPGAPAAKAVAGALAVLLVLAGCSSKAKDGKEGDKEAAGGVKTGVGVSGKTIELGVLTDMTGVYATLGKSVTQAQQLYVKQTNADGGVCGHQLALTVRDHGYDPQKAVAGYTELEPKVLGFTQFIGSPFVAAVKQRVDGRDKGLVLPQAWSANLLGSPYIRVIGSTYDIETINALDFLMKEKGLKKGDKVGHVYFEGDYGENALAGSKYMAKQSGLTVVEQKIKPTDNDMTAQVAALKQAGVKAIVVSAGPRQAASLVGVAAAGRFDVPVIGNNSAFAPQLLATQAGPALMKNYYVASPSLPIGADTPQARKLVEDYKAAYPKDSLDNGVVAGWTAALAFGEALKKACAGKDLTREGVDKALLTINAFDPGFGVTQDFTDPKAPSSKESVILQPDKNAVGGMKVVRQAAASAVAESYTPGG, encoded by the coding sequence ATGACCATGCGCATGGTACGGAGGCCGGGGGCACCCGCGGCGAAGGCGGTCGCGGGCGCGCTCGCGGTGCTGCTCGTGCTGGCCGGGTGCAGTTCCAAGGCCAAGGACGGCAAGGAGGGCGACAAGGAGGCGGCGGGTGGCGTCAAGACCGGCGTGGGTGTCTCCGGGAAGACCATCGAGCTCGGGGTGCTCACCGACATGACGGGGGTCTACGCGACCCTCGGCAAGAGCGTCACGCAGGCCCAGCAGCTGTATGTGAAGCAGACGAACGCCGACGGCGGTGTGTGCGGCCACCAGCTGGCGCTCACCGTCCGCGACCACGGCTACGACCCGCAGAAGGCGGTCGCCGGCTACACCGAGCTGGAGCCGAAGGTGCTCGGCTTCACGCAGTTCATCGGTTCGCCGTTCGTGGCCGCCGTCAAGCAGCGCGTGGACGGCCGGGACAAGGGCCTGGTGCTGCCCCAGGCCTGGTCGGCCAACCTGCTCGGCAGCCCGTACATCCGCGTCATCGGCTCCACGTACGACATCGAGACGATCAACGCCCTCGACTTCCTGATGAAGGAGAAGGGCCTGAAGAAGGGCGACAAGGTCGGCCATGTGTACTTCGAGGGCGACTACGGCGAGAACGCCCTGGCCGGTTCGAAGTACATGGCGAAGCAGTCCGGGCTCACCGTCGTCGAACAGAAGATCAAACCGACCGACAACGACATGACCGCCCAGGTCGCCGCCCTGAAGCAGGCCGGCGTCAAGGCGATCGTGGTCAGCGCGGGCCCGCGCCAGGCCGCCTCGCTCGTCGGTGTCGCGGCGGCGGGCAGGTTCGACGTGCCCGTCATCGGCAACAACTCGGCCTTCGCGCCGCAGCTGCTCGCCACCCAGGCGGGTCCGGCCCTGATGAAGAACTACTACGTCGCCTCGCCCTCGCTGCCCATCGGCGCGGACACCCCGCAGGCCAGGAAACTCGTCGAGGACTACAAGGCCGCCTACCCGAAGGACTCCCTGGACAACGGGGTGGTGGCCGGCTGGACCGCCGCTCTCGCCTTCGGGGAGGCCCTGAAGAAGGCCTGCGCCGGCAAGGACCTCACCCGGGAGGGCGTGGACAAGGCGCTGCTGACGATCAACGCCTTCGACCCGGGCTTCGGGGTCACCCAGGACTTCACCGACCCGAAGGCCCCGTCCTCGAAGGAGAGCGTCATCCTGCAACCGGACAAGAACGCCGTGGGCGGGATGAAGGTCGTCCGGCAGGCCGCCGCCTCGGCCGTGGCCGAGAGCTACACCCCGGGCGGCTGA
- a CDS encoding acyl-CoA dehydrogenase family protein yields the protein MARLAQTAGLTDVQQEILSTVRDFVDKEIIPVATELEHRDEYPQQIVDGLKELGLFGLMIPEEYGGLGESLLTYALCVEEIARGWMSVSGIINTHFIVAYMIKQHGTQEQKDHFLPRMALGEVRGAFSMSEPALGSDVSAISSKAVRDGDEYVLNGQKMWLTNGGSSTLVAVLVRSDEGHPEGTAPHKSMTTFLVEKEPGFGEVRPGLTIPGKIDKMGYKGVDTTELIMDGLRVPANRVLGGATGRGFYQMMDGVEVGRVNVAARGCGVAQRAFELGVSYAQQRHTFGKPIAQHQAIQFKLAEMATKVEAAHAMMVNAARKKDSGERNDLEAGMAKYLASEYCKEVVEDAFRIHGGYGFSKEYEIERLYREAPMLLIGEGTAEIQKMIIGRRLLEEYRLQG from the coding sequence ATGGCGCGACTCGCCCAGACCGCCGGTCTGACCGACGTCCAGCAGGAGATCCTCTCCACGGTCCGCGACTTCGTGGACAAGGAGATCATCCCGGTCGCCACCGAGCTGGAGCACCGCGACGAGTACCCGCAGCAGATCGTCGACGGCCTGAAGGAACTCGGCCTGTTCGGCCTGATGATCCCCGAGGAGTACGGGGGTCTGGGGGAGTCGCTCCTCACGTACGCGCTCTGCGTCGAGGAGATCGCCCGCGGGTGGATGTCGGTGTCCGGCATCATCAACACGCACTTCATCGTGGCGTACATGATCAAGCAGCACGGCACCCAGGAGCAGAAGGACCACTTCCTGCCCCGGATGGCGCTGGGCGAGGTGCGTGGCGCGTTCTCGATGTCGGAGCCGGCGCTCGGCTCGGACGTGTCGGCGATCTCGTCCAAGGCGGTCCGGGACGGTGACGAGTACGTCCTGAACGGTCAGAAGATGTGGCTGACGAACGGCGGCTCGTCGACTCTGGTGGCCGTGCTCGTGCGCAGCGACGAGGGCCACCCCGAGGGCACGGCGCCGCACAAGTCGATGACGACCTTCCTGGTCGAGAAGGAGCCCGGCTTCGGCGAGGTCCGCCCCGGCCTCACGATCCCCGGGAAGATCGACAAGATGGGCTACAAGGGTGTCGACACCACCGAGCTCATCATGGACGGATTGCGCGTTCCGGCCAATCGGGTGCTCGGCGGCGCCACCGGCCGAGGGTTTTACCAAATGATGGACGGAGTGGAGGTCGGCCGCGTGAACGTGGCGGCCCGTGGCTGCGGTGTCGCTCAGCGTGCCTTCGAGCTCGGTGTCTCGTATGCCCAGCAGCGTCACACTTTCGGCAAGCCGATCGCGCAGCATCAGGCCATCCAGTTCAAGCTGGCCGAGATGGCCACCAAGGTCGAGGCCGCCCATGCGATGATGGTGAACGCGGCACGCAAAAAGGACTCCGGTGAACGAAACGACCTCGAAGCGGGGATGGCGAAGTACCTCGCGTCCGAATACTGCAAGGAAGTCGTCGAGGATGCCTTCCGGATCCACGGCGGCTACGGCTTCTCCAAGGAGTACGAGATCGAGCGCCTCTACCGCGAGGCGCCGATGCTGTTGATCGGTGAAGGTACCGCCGAAATCCAGAAAATGATCATCGGGCGCCGACTGCTCGAAGAGTATCGACTCCAGGGCTAG
- a CDS encoding phosphatidylserine decarboxylase, protein MPHSQTSAPRDSLVGVRLARGASPWLLPTVATAALSLARSRRSGAAKAVAVPATALAAGMLWFFRDPEREIAQGRVISPADGVVQSIMPWKDGRTRVAIFMSPLNVHVNRAPLSGTVTSVEHIPGGFVPAFNKESENNERVVWHFDTELGDIEMIQIAGAVARRIVPYIPRGTKVEQGDRIGLIRFGSRVDIYLPEGVEVDVEVGQKTVAGVTRIDRD, encoded by the coding sequence ATGCCCCACAGCCAAACCTCTGCACCTCGCGACAGCCTGGTCGGCGTACGCCTTGCGCGCGGAGCATCGCCGTGGCTTCTCCCGACCGTTGCCACCGCAGCACTCAGCCTGGCCCGCTCGCGCCGCTCCGGCGCCGCCAAGGCCGTGGCCGTACCCGCCACCGCGCTCGCGGCGGGCATGCTGTGGTTCTTCCGCGACCCCGAGCGTGAGATCGCCCAGGGCCGTGTCATCTCGCCCGCCGACGGTGTGGTGCAGAGCATCATGCCGTGGAAGGACGGGCGTACCCGCGTCGCGATCTTCATGAGTCCGCTCAACGTCCATGTGAACCGTGCGCCGCTCTCCGGCACCGTGACCTCGGTCGAGCACATCCCCGGTGGGTTCGTTCCGGCGTTCAACAAGGAGAGCGAGAACAACGAGCGTGTCGTCTGGCACTTCGACACCGAGCTCGGCGACATCGAGATGATCCAGATCGCCGGCGCCGTCGCCCGCCGTATCGTTCCTTATATCCCCCGGGGCACGAAGGTCGAGCAGGGCGACCGGATCGGCCTGATCCGTTTCGGCTCGCGCGTCGACATCTACCTCCCCGAGGGTGTCGAGGTCGATGTGGAAGTCGGTCAGAAGACCGTGGCTGGGGTGACTCGAATTGACCGTGATTGA